The segment TCAGACCTTTAAGTTTTCGTTGCAATATATCAATACTTTCAACTTCAATGCTTGGTAAGCAGTTTGATCCGAATGTATGCGTCTCTTGCATTTTTTCAAAAGCAAACAGCCCCAACCTAAA is part of the Bacillota bacterium genome and harbors:
- a CDS encoding VOC family protein, with protein sequence FRLGLFAFEKMQETHTFGSNCLPSIEVESIDILQRKLKGLKAVFPITQIGLNWVSEFEYCEGNYIEITTPVVEK